A stretch of the Clostridium fungisolvens genome encodes the following:
- a CDS encoding V-type ATP synthase subunit F has translation MYKKIAVVGDKDSVLAFKALGLEVFPVFEPEEARKTIDRLAMKEYGVIFVTEHVAKDIQETIERYNRQTLPAVILIPSNQGTLNIGTKRISDNVEKAVGVNIL, from the coding sequence TATAAAAAGATTGCAGTTGTAGGAGATAAGGATTCTGTACTTGCTTTTAAGGCTTTAGGCTTAGAAGTTTTTCCTGTATTTGAGCCAGAAGAAGCAAGGAAAACAATTGATAGATTAGCAATGAAGGAATATGGTGTAATATTCGTCACAGAGCATGTGGCTAAAGATATTCAAGAAACTATTGAAAGGTATAATAGACAGACGCTTCCTGCAGTAATACTAATTCCAAGCAACCAAGGTACTTTAAATATTGGAACTAAAAGAATAAGTGATAATGTAGAAAAAGCAGTAGGTGTTAACATTTTATAG
- a CDS encoding V-type ATP synthase subunit A, protein MKTGRIIKVSGPLVVADSMDEANLYDVVKVGDKGLIGEIIEMRGDRASIQVYEETAGIGPGDPVLSTGEPLSVELGPGLIESMFDGIQRPLEAFMKAANSSFLVKGVAVKSLDREKLWEFKPVAKIGDRVAVGDVLGLVQETAVVEQKILVPYGVEGVIKDIKTGSFTVEDVVCTVETSFGLKDVVMMQKWPVRKGRPYSRKLNPIEPMVTGQRVIDTFFPVAKGGAAAVPGPFGAGKTVVQHQIAKWGDAEIVVYVGCGERGNEMTDVLNEFPELKDPKTGESLMKRTVLIANTSNMPVAAREASIYTGITIAEYFRDMGYSVSIMADSTSRWAEALREMSGRLEEMPGDEGYPAYLGSRLADYYERAGKVVCLGSEGRQGTITAIGAVSPPGGDISEPVSQATLRIVKVFWGLDAQLAYRRHFPAINWLNSYSLYVDRIGQWMDENIAKDWSDLRVEAMALLQEEANLEEIVRLVGIDALSEGDRLKLEVAKSIREDYLQQNAFHDEDAYTTLSKQYKMLKLVLSFRHEGERALENGIYLEKILEIPSRERIARSKYISEKDLTRIDEIFGAVKADIDKLIEEGGVLDA, encoded by the coding sequence TTGAAGACCGGAAGAATAATAAAGGTTTCTGGACCTTTGGTAGTTGCTGATAGCATGGATGAAGCCAATCTTTACGATGTTGTTAAGGTTGGAGACAAGGGTCTAATTGGTGAGATTATTGAAATGAGAGGCGATAGAGCTTCTATACAGGTATATGAGGAAACAGCAGGAATAGGACCTGGAGATCCAGTATTGTCCACAGGAGAGCCACTTTCCGTAGAACTTGGACCAGGACTTATAGAGTCAATGTTCGATGGAATACAAAGACCCTTAGAAGCTTTTATGAAAGCTGCCAATAGCTCCTTTCTTGTAAAAGGAGTGGCTGTAAAATCTTTAGATAGAGAAAAATTGTGGGAATTCAAACCAGTTGCTAAAATAGGAGACAGAGTGGCAGTAGGAGATGTACTTGGCTTAGTTCAAGAAACTGCTGTAGTAGAGCAAAAAATATTAGTTCCTTATGGTGTTGAAGGGGTTATAAAAGATATTAAAACAGGTAGCTTTACGGTAGAAGATGTGGTGTGTACTGTAGAAACAAGTTTTGGTTTGAAAGATGTAGTTATGATGCAAAAGTGGCCTGTAAGAAAAGGTAGACCATACAGCAGAAAATTAAATCCCATAGAACCAATGGTTACAGGACAAAGAGTAATAGATACATTTTTTCCGGTGGCTAAGGGTGGCGCGGCAGCTGTTCCAGGGCCTTTTGGAGCAGGGAAGACAGTAGTGCAACATCAGATAGCGAAATGGGGAGATGCTGAAATAGTTGTATATGTTGGCTGTGGAGAGCGTGGTAATGAGATGACAGATGTTCTTAACGAGTTTCCAGAACTTAAGGATCCTAAGACTGGAGAAAGCTTGATGAAGAGAACAGTACTTATAGCAAATACATCAAACATGCCAGTTGCAGCAAGAGAAGCTTCAATTTATACAGGTATAACTATTGCAGAGTATTTTAGAGATATGGGGTACTCGGTTTCTATAATGGCGGATTCTACTTCAAGATGGGCAGAGGCCCTTAGAGAAATGTCAGGAAGACTTGAAGAAATGCCTGGTGATGAAGGATATCCGGCGTATCTAGGTTCAAGACTTGCTGATTACTATGAAAGAGCTGGTAAGGTAGTATGCCTTGGTTCTGAAGGAAGACAAGGCACAATAACTGCAATAGGAGCTGTGTCACCTCCAGGAGGAGATATATCAGAACCTGTATCTCAAGCAACTTTAAGAATAGTTAAAGTTTTTTGGGGATTAGATGCTCAGCTTGCTTATAGAAGACACTTCCCAGCTATAAACTGGTTGAATTCATATTCTTTATATGTTGATAGAATAGGTCAATGGATGGATGAAAATATTGCTAAAGATTGGTCTGACTTGAGAGTAGAAGCTATGGCTCTTCTGCAAGAGGAAGCAAATCTTGAAGAGATAGTAAGGCTTGTAGGTATTGATGCTCTTTCAGAGGGGGATAGGTTGAAACTGGAAGTTGCTAAATCCATTAGAGAAGATTACCTTCAACAAAATGCATTCCATGATGAAGATGCATATACCACACTAAGTAAGCAATATAAGATGCTGAAGCTTGTGTTAAGCTTTAGACATGAAGGGGAGAGAGCTTTAGAAAATGGTATCTATTTAGAGAAGATTTTAGAAATTCCTTCAAGAGAAAGAATAGCAAGAAGCAAATATATATCAGAAAAAGATTTAACAAGAATAGACGAGATATTTGGAGCGGTTAAAGCAGATATTGATAAGCTTATAGAAGAAGGAGGTGTATTAGATGCTTAA
- a CDS encoding V-type ATP synthase subunit B, with protein MLKEYRTVTEVVGPLMIVDNVEGVKYDELVEIELHTGEIRRGKVLEVNGSKAMVQLFEGSSGINLKGTKAKFLGRPLEIGVSEDMLGRVFDGMGRPKDNGPKIIPEKRLDIAGEAINPVARNYPSEFIQTGISAIDGLNTLVRGQKLPVFSGSGLPHAELAAQIARQSRVLNSDSKFAVVFAAIGITFEEAEFFVEEFTSTGAIDRSVLFMNLASDPAIERIATPRMALTTAEYLAYEKGMHVLVIMTDITNYCEALREVSAARKEVPGRRGYPGYLYTDLSTLYERAGRLKGKEGSITQIPILTMPEDDKTHPIPDLTGYITEGQIILSRELYKKGVMPPIDVLPSLSRLKDKGIGKGKTREDHADTLNQLFSAYAQGKQAKELATILGESALSEADKKFAKFAEAFEKEYVSQGFTTNRVIEETLNLGWKLLKILPKSELKRIRDEYLEKYLSSGDDE; from the coding sequence ATGCTTAAGGAGTACAGGACAGTAACTGAAGTTGTTGGACCTTTGATGATTGTAGATAATGTTGAGGGTGTAAAGTATGACGAACTTGTAGAGATAGAACTACATACTGGTGAAATTAGAAGAGGAAAAGTTCTTGAAGTTAATGGAAGTAAAGCTATGGTACAGCTATTTGAAGGCTCATCAGGTATAAATTTGAAAGGTACAAAGGCTAAGTTTTTAGGCAGACCTCTTGAGATTGGAGTATCTGAAGATATGTTAGGCAGAGTCTTCGATGGGATGGGAAGACCTAAGGATAATGGTCCTAAGATAATTCCAGAAAAAAGGTTAGATATAGCTGGAGAAGCTATTAACCCGGTAGCTAGAAATTATCCTTCAGAATTCATTCAAACAGGCATTTCAGCTATAGATGGTCTTAATACTTTAGTAAGAGGACAAAAACTTCCGGTTTTCTCAGGTTCAGGACTTCCACATGCAGAATTGGCGGCGCAGATAGCAAGGCAATCAAGAGTTTTAAATTCAGACTCTAAATTTGCAGTTGTTTTTGCAGCCATAGGAATAACTTTTGAAGAAGCTGAATTTTTTGTGGAGGAATTTACAAGTACTGGTGCGATAGATAGATCAGTACTATTTATGAACCTGGCATCTGACCCAGCTATAGAAAGAATAGCTACCCCAAGAATGGCCCTTACAACTGCTGAGTACCTAGCTTATGAAAAAGGAATGCATGTACTTGTAATTATGACAGATATAACAAATTACTGTGAGGCACTAAGAGAAGTTTCAGCAGCTAGAAAAGAAGTTCCGGGAAGAAGAGGGTATCCAGGATATCTTTATACAGATCTTTCAACTTTGTATGAGAGAGCAGGAAGACTTAAAGGAAAAGAAGGCTCAATCACTCAAATTCCTATACTTACAATGCCAGAGGATGATAAGACTCACCCAATTCCTGATCTTACAGGGTATATAACGGAAGGACAAATCATACTTTCAAGAGAGTTATATAAAAAAGGCGTAATGCCTCCTATAGATGTTCTTCCTTCGCTTTCAAGACTCAAGGATAAGGGAATAGGTAAAGGAAAAACAAGAGAGGATCATGCTGACACATTAAATCAGTTATTTTCTGCTTATGCACAAGGTAAACAGGCTAAAGAACTAGCAACAATATTAGGAGAATCAGCTTTGTCAGAAGCGGATAAGAAGTTTGCTAAATTTGCAGAAGCCTTTGAGAAAGAGTATGTATCGCAAGGTTTTACTACAAATAGAGTAATAGAAGAAACATTAAATCTTGGTTGGAAATTATTAAAGATACTTCCTAAATCTGAGCTTAAGAGGATAAGAGACGAGTATCTAGAAAAATATTTATCTTCAGGAGATGATGAGTAG
- a CDS encoding V-type ATP synthase subunit D, with amino-acid sequence MSKLNVNPTRMELTKLKKRLTTATRGHKLLKDKQDELMRQFITLVKHNNVLRKEVEEELHESLKDFVMARAVMSSEFLEEAVAFPKENITVDIDTKNIMSVNVPVMNFKRKLEGDEGSIFPYGFSSTSSELDDSISKLYSILPKLLELAEVEKSCQLMAYEIEKTRRRVNALEYMTIPQLQETIKYIRMKLEENERSALTRLMKVKSIIQERS; translated from the coding sequence ATGTCAAAACTTAATGTTAATCCAACCAGAATGGAGCTCACGAAGCTTAAGAAGAGACTTACCACAGCAACTAGAGGGCATAAGTTACTAAAGGATAAGCAAGATGAACTTATGAGACAATTTATAACTCTAGTGAAGCATAATAATGTTTTAAGGAAAGAAGTAGAAGAAGAGTTGCATGAATCTTTAAAAGATTTTGTAATGGCTAGAGCAGTTATGAGTTCAGAGTTTTTGGAAGAGGCAGTTGCATTTCCTAAGGAGAACATAACTGTAGACATCGATACTAAAAACATAATGAGTGTAAATGTCCCAGTAATGAATTTCAAAAGAAAACTAGAAGGTGATGAAGGAAGCATATTTCCATATGGATTTTCAAGCACTTCCTCTGAACTAGATGATTCTATATCTAAGTTATATAGTATACTTCCAAAGCTTCTTGAACTAGCGGAAGTTGAGAAGAGCTGCCAACTTATGGCATATGAAATTGAAAAGACTAGAAGAAGAGTCAATGCACTTGAATATATGACTATTCCTCAGCTTCAGGAAACTATAAAATATATAAGAATGAAGCTTGAGGAAAATGAGAGAAGTGCTCTAACTAGACTTATGAAGGTTAAGTCAATTATACAAGAAAGAAGTTAG
- a CDS encoding ArsR/SmtB family transcription factor produces the protein MKDKVKLSTLEQIKAYSDPYRLRILTLLRNNGDAATVKEIADQLGEVPAKVHYHIKKLEKAGIVELIRTKEVKGIIAKYYYLTADRFEIVGENISEQAKQIYKSEVLNLVSDYYQNSRNDVIEALNSRIEDHNEGNISLTSRTLYLTKEEFEELNSLTREMFAKYEVKKKDAIPCHAFSVLCKTNPDDK, from the coding sequence ATGAAGGACAAAGTAAAGTTGAGCACTTTGGAGCAAATAAAGGCATACTCAGATCCATATAGATTAAGAATACTTACATTACTAAGAAATAATGGAGATGCAGCTACTGTTAAAGAAATTGCTGATCAATTAGGCGAAGTGCCAGCGAAGGTACACTATCATATTAAAAAACTTGAGAAAGCTGGAATTGTTGAACTTATAAGAACTAAAGAAGTCAAGGGTATAATAGCAAAATACTACTATTTAACTGCAGATAGATTTGAAATTGTTGGAGAGAATATAAGCGAACAAGCAAAACAGATTTATAAATCAGAAGTTTTAAATTTAGTTAGTGACTATTATCAAAATTCTAGAAATGATGTTATTGAAGCCTTAAACTCTAGAATAGAAGATCACAATGAAGGAAATATATCATTAACTTCAAGAACCTTATATTTAACTAAAGAGGAATTTGAGGAATTAAATAGTTTAACTAGAGAAATGTTTGCTAAATATGAGGTGAAGAAAAAAGATGCCATACCATGTCATGCTTTTTCAGTGTTATGTAAGACCAATCCGGATGATAAATAA
- a CDS encoding MraY family glycosyltransferase, producing the protein MFNYILGIVVSSLVAILITPSLMKIAEKIEFTDKPTERKKHDKPIPIIGGIVMFIGFFIGYFLLVRNDRTQSLYLFASSIMILLIGLLDDYFKTKGKEFMIFPRVLVQILAASLIYKSGIVFNGITDPFNGSYIELPVVLKYLLTITWIFGVTTVINWSDGMDGLAGGISTISATTLFVVALAKGQTDSALMSIILVGAVLGFLKYNRHPARIFMGDSGANFLGFTLAIIALDGAFKQATVMSIFIPFLALGVPIFDNLFVIFKRFSEGKPVYQADRSQIHYRLEQKGMNTRQVVSYICLISTCLSLISILILLLRL; encoded by the coding sequence ATGTTTAATTATATTTTAGGTATTGTAGTATCATCATTAGTGGCAATACTAATAACTCCATCACTAATGAAAATAGCTGAAAAAATAGAGTTTACTGATAAACCTACGGAGAGAAAAAAACATGATAAACCTATACCTATAATTGGTGGGATAGTTATGTTTATTGGTTTTTTTATAGGTTATTTCTTATTAGTGAGAAATGATAGAACTCAAAGTCTATATTTATTTGCTTCATCTATAATGATTTTATTAATAGGATTATTAGATGATTATTTTAAAACAAAAGGCAAAGAGTTTATGATATTTCCAAGAGTATTAGTACAAATATTAGCAGCAAGTTTAATCTATAAATCAGGTATTGTATTTAATGGAATTACAGATCCATTCAACGGCAGTTATATAGAGTTGCCTGTTGTATTAAAATACTTACTTACTATTACTTGGATATTTGGGGTTACTACAGTTATTAATTGGTCTGATGGAATGGATGGCTTAGCAGGTGGAATATCAACCATTTCAGCTACAACTCTGTTTGTAGTAGCGCTTGCAAAAGGGCAAACTGATTCAGCACTTATGTCAATAATCCTTGTAGGTGCAGTATTAGGATTCCTTAAGTACAATCGACACCCTGCGAGAATATTTATGGGAGATTCAGGTGCGAATTTTTTAGGATTTACATTAGCTATAATAGCTTTAGATGGAGCCTTTAAACAAGCTACAGTTATGTCTATATTCATCCCGTTTTTAGCGTTAGGTGTACCTATATTTGATAACTTATTTGTGATATTTAAGAGATTTAGTGAAGGTAAACCTGTATATCAAGCAGATAGAAGTCAAATACATTATAGGCTTGAGCAAAAAGGAATGAATACAAGGCAGGTAGTCTCCTATATATGTTTAATAAGTACCTGTTTAAGCCTTATTTCTATATTAATACTATTACTTAGATTATAA
- the metF gene encoding methylenetetrahydrofolate reductase [NAD(P)H] → MLIKDLFKQKRMVFSFEIFPPKLTSPIETVYNTIEELAVLNPDYISVTYGAGGSVNNNRTCELSSLVKNKYGIEALAHLTCINSSEDKINRIVDNLNKNNIKNILALRGDVNGEENGSDRYNYAFELIKHLREKGNLCLGAACYPEGHVQSDNLDNDILYLKNKVDAGADFLVSQLFFDNNLYYNFLDKVASQNINVPIQAGIMPVTNKKQIERIASLSGAHLPQKFVKIMDKYEHNKEALRDAGIAYAVEQIVDLVSSGVSGIHLYTMNNPYVAKKITTSIESLINHINEEAI, encoded by the coding sequence ATGCTAATTAAGGATTTATTTAAACAGAAGAGGATGGTTTTTTCTTTCGAAATATTTCCTCCAAAGCTTACTTCACCAATAGAGACGGTTTATAATACAATAGAAGAATTAGCCGTTTTAAACCCAGACTATATAAGTGTTACTTATGGTGCTGGTGGAAGTGTAAATAACAACAGAACTTGTGAATTAAGTTCTTTAGTAAAAAATAAATATGGAATAGAAGCATTAGCTCATCTTACATGTATTAACTCAAGCGAAGATAAAATAAATAGGATTGTTGACAATTTAAATAAAAATAACATCAAGAATATCTTAGCTTTAAGAGGAGATGTGAATGGAGAAGAAAATGGAAGTGATAGATATAACTATGCTTTTGAACTTATCAAGCATTTAAGAGAAAAAGGTAATTTATGTCTAGGAGCAGCTTGCTACCCTGAAGGACATGTACAAAGTGATAATTTAGATAATGATATATTGTATCTGAAAAACAAGGTAGATGCAGGAGCTGATTTTTTAGTATCGCAACTGTTTTTTGATAATAATTTGTATTATAACTTTCTTGATAAGGTAGCTAGCCAAAATATAAACGTACCAATTCAGGCAGGTATAATGCCTGTGACAAATAAGAAACAAATTGAGAGGATAGCATCACTTTCAGGTGCACATCTTCCACAAAAGTTTGTGAAGATAATGGATAAATACGAACATAATAAAGAAGCGCTTAGAGATGCAGGTATAGCTTATGCAGTGGAGCAGATTGTTGACTTGGTATCTTCTGGAGTAAGTGGAATACACCTCTATACGATGAATAATCCATACGTTGCAAAAAAGATAACAACTAGCATTGAATCACTAATTAATCACATAAATGAAGAAGCTATTTAA
- a CDS encoding DUF4097 family beta strand repeat-containing protein: MKQWKIGRLSAGVGLILLGTLLIIARIQNLYYFEIIEKWWPVLIICLGIELVVGAFLAGNPKLSVTVDGKSVFIAIIIVVFVFISSGISFAAKNGISIFNGNGISINAFSNEKIVSNKMEFQSKKSLTLENKQGKISIDKSDNDKIEIEANISIGYNNEAVISDLQKQAIEFTDGENLVVKTNYNQNKQDGAVKKIDYIIKLPSSVKYDIKSSYGDVVVSNISSDGKVDQSSGSTNISNIKGNIEVNNKYGSVKIDTLEGNLIVSCNNGELNVLNVKGKVISSNAYGSTSIENISEDLEFKGSNGAFTEKNISGFSKISSKYGDVNIINPLKGANVEANNGTIKLESNKPIEGDVTIYNAFGNINSRIIKEQSAKIKCTTKSGSITNNFGLSSDNKNILEGEVNGGKFLFMMETKNGSININ; encoded by the coding sequence ATGAAACAATGGAAGATAGGTAGACTATCTGCAGGGGTTGGTCTAATATTACTTGGTACATTGCTCATAATTGCAAGAATACAGAACTTATACTATTTTGAAATTATAGAAAAGTGGTGGCCAGTTTTAATAATATGCTTAGGAATTGAGCTTGTAGTAGGAGCATTCTTAGCAGGAAATCCTAAACTTAGTGTGACGGTAGATGGTAAAAGTGTCTTTATTGCTATAATTATAGTTGTTTTTGTTTTTATAAGCAGTGGGATAAGCTTTGCTGCAAAAAATGGAATTTCAATCTTTAACGGAAATGGCATATCTATAAATGCTTTTAGCAATGAAAAGATAGTATCAAATAAGATGGAATTCCAATCGAAAAAATCTTTGACATTAGAAAACAAGCAAGGAAAGATTTCTATTGATAAGAGTGATAATGATAAGATCGAAATTGAAGCAAATATTTCTATTGGCTACAATAATGAAGCTGTTATAAGTGATTTACAAAAACAAGCGATAGAATTTACAGATGGAGAAAATCTTGTAGTAAAAACAAACTACAACCAAAACAAACAAGATGGTGCAGTCAAGAAAATAGATTATATAATAAAATTACCTAGCTCTGTAAAGTATGATATCAAAAGTTCTTATGGAGATGTTGTAGTTTCCAATATTTCTAGTGATGGAAAGGTTGACCAGTCAAGTGGAAGCACTAATATCAGTAATATTAAAGGCAACATCGAAGTAAATAATAAGTATGGATCGGTGAAGATTGATACTTTAGAGGGTAATTTAATTGTAAGTTGTAATAATGGAGAACTTAATGTACTTAATGTAAAAGGAAAGGTTATAAGCTCAAATGCTTATGGATCAACAAGTATAGAAAATATAAGTGAAGATTTAGAATTTAAAGGTTCAAATGGAGCGTTTACTGAAAAAAATATTAGTGGATTCTCAAAAATATCAAGTAAGTATGGAGATGTAAATATAATTAATCCATTAAAAGGTGCAAATGTAGAGGCTAATAATGGTACTATAAAACTAGAAAGCAATAAACCTATAGAAGGTGATGTTACTATATATAATGCCTTCGGAAATATAAATAGTAGAATTATAAAGGAACAATCAGCTAAAATTAAGTGTACTACAAAGAGTGGATCTATAACTAATAATTTTGGATTATCTAGTGATAATAAAAATATTTTAGAAGGCGAAGTAAATGGCGGTAAGTTTCTTTTCATGATGGAAACAAAAAATGGTTCTATAAATATAAACTAG